One Curtobacterium sp. MCLR17_032 genomic window carries:
- the hrcA gene encoding heat-inducible transcriptional repressor HrcA, translated as MVSERSLEVLKAIVRDYVASREPVGSKTIVERHAFGVSAATIRNDMAQLEDEQLIIAPHTSSGRVPTDKGYRVFVDHLAAARPLSGAQRQAIETFLGASNDLDDVLTRTVRLLSQLTNQVALVQYPTMGHARVQHVELVRLADTRLMVVLITDTARVEQRVIETDVPFDESALSELRTLVNGATVGLLLQDAPRALREIPGQLRPAVQPLAGVVVASLVEQVAANRQDRLLMAGAANLAKSEQDFSGGLFPVLEAIEEQVTLLRLFGEMQVDDIAVAASIGRENAEYGLDATSIVAGGYLAARGEIARLGVLGPTRMDYGTNMAAVRAVARYLSRLLGEN; from the coding sequence ATGGTCAGCGAACGGAGCCTCGAGGTCCTCAAGGCCATCGTGCGCGACTACGTGGCCTCCCGCGAACCCGTCGGCTCGAAGACCATCGTCGAACGCCACGCCTTCGGCGTCAGCGCCGCGACGATCCGCAACGACATGGCGCAGCTCGAGGACGAGCAGCTCATCATCGCCCCGCACACCTCGTCCGGCCGGGTGCCCACCGACAAGGGCTACCGGGTGTTCGTCGACCACCTGGCCGCGGCCCGACCGCTCTCGGGGGCGCAGCGCCAGGCGATCGAGACCTTCCTCGGCGCCTCCAACGACCTCGACGACGTCCTCACCCGCACCGTCCGGCTGCTCAGTCAGCTGACGAACCAGGTCGCACTCGTGCAGTACCCGACGATGGGCCACGCACGGGTCCAGCACGTCGAACTCGTCCGGCTCGCCGACACCCGGTTGATGGTGGTCCTCATCACCGACACCGCCCGGGTCGAGCAGCGGGTCATCGAGACCGACGTCCCCTTCGACGAGTCCGCGCTCTCCGAGCTCCGCACCCTGGTCAACGGCGCGACCGTGGGCCTGCTGCTGCAGGACGCCCCGCGGGCCCTCCGCGAGATCCCCGGTCAGCTCCGGCCCGCGGTCCAGCCGCTCGCCGGCGTCGTGGTCGCGAGCCTGGTCGAACAGGTCGCCGCGAACCGGCAGGACCGCCTGCTGATGGCCGGTGCCGCGAACCTGGCGAAGAGCGAGCAGGACTTCTCCGGCGGGCTCTTCCCCGTGCTCGAGGCGATCGAGGAACAGGTCACCCTGCTCCGGTTGTTCGGCGAGATGCAGGTCGACGACATCGCGGTGGCGGCGAGCATCGGGCGTGAGAACGCCGAGTACGGTCTCGACGCCACGAGCATCGTCGCCGGCGGCTACCTGGCCGCCCGCGGTGAGATCGCCCGACTGGGCGTCCTCGGTCCGACCAGGATGGACTACGGCACGAACATGGCCGCGGTCCGTGCGGTCGCCCGCTACCTGTCCCGGCTGCTCGGCGAGAACTGA
- the dnaJ gene encoding molecular chaperone DnaJ: MADHYDVLGVPRDASDADIKKAYRRLARELHPDVNPSPDAAERFKDVTHAYDVLSDPEQRRRFDAGPQDGGFGAGAGGFSDIFDAFFGGGGGGGGRGTGPRSRAERGGDALLRLEVDLDEVVFGTHKDLEVDTAVLCDTCGGSCCAPGTSPQTCDICGGSGHIQRQVRSLLGNVVTSAPCGTCRGYGTVIPNPCPTCQGQGRVRARRTVPVDVPAGVDSGLRLQMPGQGEVGPAGGPAGDLYLEVRVRHHDVFSRDGDDLLATLEVPMTDAILGATTTIDGLDGPVELELRPGVQSADVLVIKDRGVTKLRGSGRGDLKVGIQVVTPSKLSHKERQLVEQLAKSHKAGAPQLSRFQQGMFGKLRDRFFNF, encoded by the coding sequence TTGGCAGACCACTACGACGTCCTCGGCGTCCCGCGCGACGCCTCCGACGCCGACATCAAGAAGGCGTACCGGCGGCTCGCTCGCGAACTGCACCCGGACGTGAACCCGAGCCCCGACGCCGCCGAACGCTTCAAGGACGTCACGCACGCGTACGACGTCCTCAGCGACCCGGAACAGCGCCGTCGCTTCGACGCCGGCCCCCAGGACGGCGGGTTCGGCGCCGGTGCCGGCGGGTTCAGCGACATCTTCGACGCCTTCTTCGGCGGCGGGGGTGGCGGTGGCGGCCGGGGGACCGGTCCGCGCAGCCGTGCCGAGCGCGGTGGCGACGCCCTGCTCCGGCTCGAGGTCGACCTCGACGAGGTCGTCTTCGGCACGCACAAGGACCTCGAGGTCGACACCGCGGTGCTCTGCGACACGTGCGGCGGCTCCTGCTGCGCACCCGGCACGAGCCCGCAGACGTGTGACATCTGCGGTGGCTCCGGCCACATCCAGCGCCAGGTCCGCTCGCTGCTCGGCAACGTCGTGACGAGCGCCCCGTGCGGCACCTGCCGCGGTTACGGCACCGTCATCCCGAACCCGTGCCCGACCTGCCAGGGCCAGGGCCGCGTCCGTGCCCGTCGCACCGTGCCGGTCGACGTGCCCGCCGGCGTCGATTCGGGCCTCCGCCTGCAGATGCCCGGTCAGGGCGAGGTCGGCCCCGCCGGCGGTCCGGCCGGCGACCTGTACCTCGAGGTCCGGGTGCGCCACCACGACGTCTTCAGCCGTGACGGCGACGACCTGCTCGCCACGCTCGAGGTCCCGATGACCGACGCGATCCTCGGCGCCACGACGACGATCGACGGGCTCGACGGCCCGGTCGAGCTCGAACTCCGGCCCGGTGTGCAGAGCGCCGACGTCCTGGTCATCAAGGACCGCGGCGTCACGAAGCTCCGCGGCTCCGGTCGCGGTGACCTCAAGGTCGGCATCCAGGTCGTCACGCCCAGCAAGCTCTCGCACAAGGAGCGGCAGCTGGTCGAACAGCTCGCGAAGTCCCACAAGGCCGGTGCCCCGCAGCTGTCCCGCTTCCAGCAGGGCATGTTCGGCAAGCTCCGCGACCGGTTCTTCAACTTCTGA